ACGAAATGGAAGCGAATGTCTACCAAGAGTACCGGGAGACCATTCACTACAGTAACCGTTCAGGGGTTAGAGCCACATGCCCTGACTGTCACGTGCCAAAAGATTGGACTCACAAAATCATCCGCAAAATTGCGGCTAGTAAAGAAGTATGGGGCAAAATCACCGGTCTTATCGATACTCGGGAAAAGTTTGTTGAGCATCGTAAGAGTATGGCTCTACGTGAGTGGAAGCGCATGAAAGAGAATGATTCTCGCGAATGCCGTAACTGCCACAACTTTGAGTCAATGGACTTCAGTGAACAGGGTCGTCGCTCGGTAACGATGCACTCAACCGCACTGGCTTCTGGTGAAAAAACCTGTATCGATTGTCACAAAGGTATTGCTCACGAGCTACCTGATATGGAAGGCGTGGAGGGCTGGCACTAGTCATAGTGCCCGCTACACATCACTAGATTAGGAGAGAAAAGATGAGTCCCTTAGAATCGATGATCTGGACCGTTCTTGGTTATGCAGCCATGCCAACTATTTTTATTGTTGGGTTTGCGATAACCGCAGCGGCTTGCTGCTTTCTACTGGAAGTCACAGGTAATGGTGATAAACAGTAACAGCTTACGCTGAAACAAAAAAGGCGAGCTATGGTAGCTCGCCTTTTTTGTTTGCTTTCTAGTCTCCCCCGCCTGCGCGAAGATGATTAGATAGTGAATCAAACCTGCCGATACAGGCATCATCACATTAGATGTTGCTATCCAAAAATGCAGTCAACTGCGACTTAGACAGAGCACCCACTTTAGTTGCATCAACATTACCGTTTTTGAACAGCATTAACGTCGGAATACCGCGAATATTAAATTTTGGTGGAGTCTGCTCGTTTTCATCTATATTCAATTTACAGATTTTAAGACGCCCTTCATACTCATCAGCGATCTCTTCCAAAACGGGCGCAATCATCTTACATGGCCCACACCACTCTGCCCAGTAGTCCACTAATACTGCGGTATCAGCATTCAAGACTTCTTCTTCAAAAGAGGCATCGGTTACATTAACAATTTTGTCGCTCATTCTGGTTTCCTGATGTTGTGGTCAATAATTTTAGTAAAGC
This genomic window from Alkalimarinus sediminis contains:
- a CDS encoding cytochrome c3 family protein, coding for MANQNKGLIGRYWSLLTRPSSIAMGIILALGFVAGIVFWGGFNTALELTNTEEFCISCHEMEANVYQEYRETIHYSNRSGVRATCPDCHVPKDWTHKIIRKIAASKEVWGKITGLIDTREKFVEHRKSMALREWKRMKENDSRECRNCHNFESMDFSEQGRRSVTMHSTALASGEKTCIDCHKGIAHELPDMEGVEGWH
- a CDS encoding TIGR02808 family protein; protein product: MSPLESMIWTVLGYAAMPTIFIVGFAITAAACCFLLEVTGNGDKQ
- the trxA gene encoding thioredoxin TrxA, producing MSDKIVNVTDASFEEEVLNADTAVLVDYWAEWCGPCKMIAPVLEEIADEYEGRLKICKLNIDENEQTPPKFNIRGIPTLMLFKNGNVDATKVGALSKSQLTAFLDSNI